A DNA window from Flavisolibacter ginsenosidimutans contains the following coding sequences:
- a CDS encoding DUF6496 domain-containing protein yields MAKYSRGAGKKVKRAMDEMKEGKLKSGRSGKKVTSRKQAIAIGLSEARKEGAKVPTKKSASKKGASKKSASKKGASKKASSKKTASKKSASKKGAAKKATTKKTASKKSASKKSASKKASARRR; encoded by the coding sequence ATGGCAAAGTATTCAAGAGGCGCCGGCAAAAAAGTTAAACGTGCGATGGATGAGATGAAAGAAGGAAAATTAAAAAGTGGCCGCAGCGGTAAAAAAGTAACCTCACGCAAACAAGCCATTGCCATCGGTTTGTCCGAAGCAAGAAAAGAAGGCGCAAAAGTGCCGACGAAAAAAAGCGCTTCCAAAAAAGGGGCAAGCAAGAAATCGGCTTCAAAGAAAGGCGCAAGCAAAAAAGCATCCTCAAAGAAAACGGCATCTAAAAAATCAGCGAGCAAAAAAGGCGCAGCGAAGAAAGCCACTACAAAGAAAACGGCCAGTAAGAAAAGCGCAAGCAAGAAAAGTGCAAGCAAGAAAGCAAGTGCAAGGAGAAGATGA
- a CDS encoding ferritin-like domain-containing protein, with protein sequence MEKIVSLLNDLIRINHDRVVGYEKAVEELKDGDADLKTLFQRYITESRQYAQELTQEVSRLGADAADGTTNSGKIYRVWMDLKSAITGKDRKTILDNCEFGEDAAQKAYDLALNADVDWEPSLRDLIVRQKATLKTGHDEVKRLRDLQAAHK encoded by the coding sequence ATGGAAAAAATAGTAAGCCTCTTAAACGATTTAATCCGCATTAACCACGACAGGGTGGTGGGTTATGAAAAAGCTGTGGAAGAATTAAAAGACGGCGATGCCGATCTTAAAACCTTGTTTCAGCGGTACATTACGGAAAGCCGTCAATATGCCCAGGAGCTGACGCAGGAAGTGAGCCGGCTTGGCGCCGATGCGGCTGATGGAACAACCAATTCCGGAAAAATTTATCGTGTGTGGATGGACCTTAAATCGGCCATTACCGGCAAGGACCGCAAAACTATTTTGGACAATTGTGAGTTTGGCGAAGACGCGGCACAAAAGGCCTACGACCTTGCATTGAACGCCGATGTAGATTGGGAACCCTCACTGCGCGACCTCATTGTGCGACAAAAAGCAACGCTAAAGACCGGTCACGATGAAGTAAAGCGTCTGCGTGATTTGCAGGCCGCTCATAAATAA
- the ku gene encoding non-homologous end joining protein Ku, whose translation MAKAARSIWSGAISFGLVNIPVKLQSAVQDDNIDFDMLSKDDLAPIHYARIDSKTGEEIPYKDIVKGYQYAKGKYIVVTDEDFAKARPDIAKTIDIIQFVKEEEIDPIYYEKPYYIVPAKGSEKSYKLLLKALDETKTVGLAEFMLRNRAHICALKNYEGVLLLNQLRYDEEVKAVPDVKTAGERITPKEIQLATKLINQLTETFNPAAFKDTYIAELKKVIKAKAAGKDIQIAEPKKLPATVKDLMEVLKQSLDKKKRA comes from the coding sequence ATGGCAAAAGCAGCAAGATCAATCTGGTCAGGCGCTATCAGCTTTGGCCTCGTCAACATTCCAGTGAAATTGCAGAGTGCCGTGCAGGACGATAACATTGATTTTGATATGTTGTCGAAGGATGATCTTGCACCCATACACTATGCCCGCATTGATTCAAAAACCGGTGAAGAAATTCCTTACAAAGACATCGTGAAAGGCTATCAATATGCGAAGGGAAAATACATTGTGGTTACCGACGAAGACTTTGCGAAAGCCCGGCCCGACATTGCCAAAACCATTGACATCATTCAGTTTGTAAAGGAAGAAGAGATAGACCCGATTTATTACGAGAAGCCTTACTACATCGTACCGGCAAAGGGCTCGGAAAAATCTTACAAACTTTTGCTGAAAGCACTTGACGAAACAAAAACCGTAGGCCTTGCCGAGTTCATGTTGCGCAACCGTGCGCACATTTGCGCACTCAAAAATTACGAAGGTGTTTTACTGCTGAATCAACTTCGCTACGACGAAGAAGTGAAGGCCGTGCCCGACGTAAAAACAGCCGGTGAACGCATTACGCCAAAGGAAATTCAACTGGCCACAAAGCTGATCAATCAACTCACCGAAACCTTTAATCCCGCTGCGTTTAAAGACACTTACATTGCCGAGCTGAAAAAAGTAATCAAGGCAAAAGCAGCCGGCAAAGACATTCAAATAGCCGAACCGAAGAAGCTGCCGGCCACGGTAAAAGACCTAATGGAAGTGTTAAAGCAAAGTCTCGACAAGAAGAAGAGAGCGTAA
- a CDS encoding sigma-54-dependent transcriptional regulator, with product MQTILIIDDDRDICLLLKRFLTRHNYDVAEAYSGKKALEYLEENEPALVMCDFRLEDMDGNTLLAKIKERYYHLPVIIMTGYSDIKIAVEVMKMGAFDYITKPLFPDEILVTIKKALEAPAQEREPVRQERPAGINVPKQGTATVASETKEKAPNITVSGEYIFGDSTVFKQLLQQIDLVAPTNYTVIIHGESGSGKEAIAQEIHKRSKRKNKPFVAIDCGALSKELAGSELFGHEKGSFTGALNQKTGSFEMANGGTIFLDEIANLSYDIQVSLLRVVQERKMRRVGGLKDIELDVRIIIASNERLWDAVRKGKFREDLYHRFNEFSIDIPPLRQRPDDVLLFANFFLQQTNQELGKNVKRLSPEVENIFRNYVWYGNLRELKNVIKRATLLTDGEEIEPTALPFEISNFNKLQFDKGPQIETVTSSYLPSTPAAPAAAMEEEEPQRSLSETTLKGASIDAEYEMILKALKKVNFNKSKAAKLLNIDRKTLYNKMKQYQEFNNQ from the coding sequence ATGCAAACCATTTTGATCATTGACGATGACCGTGACATCTGCTTGCTGCTGAAACGCTTTTTAACCCGCCACAATTACGACGTAGCCGAGGCCTACAGCGGTAAAAAGGCATTGGAATACCTGGAAGAAAACGAACCCGCCCTGGTGATGTGCGACTTCCGTTTGGAAGACATGGACGGCAACACCTTATTGGCAAAAATTAAAGAACGTTACTACCACCTGCCCGTCATCATCATGACCGGTTACAGCGACATCAAGATTGCCGTGGAAGTGATGAAGATGGGCGCCTTTGATTACATTACCAAGCCGCTCTTCCCCGACGAAATATTGGTAACGATAAAGAAAGCCCTGGAAGCACCGGCGCAAGAACGCGAACCCGTGCGACAGGAACGTCCTGCGGGCATTAACGTACCGAAGCAAGGCACGGCAACCGTTGCGTCTGAAACAAAAGAAAAAGCACCCAACATAACCGTTTCGGGAGAATATATTTTCGGCGATTCAACCGTGTTTAAACAGTTGCTGCAACAAATAGATTTGGTGGCGCCGACGAATTACACCGTTATCATTCACGGCGAAAGCGGCAGCGGCAAAGAAGCCATTGCACAAGAGATACACAAACGCAGCAAACGCAAAAACAAACCGTTTGTGGCCATTGACTGCGGCGCCCTTTCAAAAGAATTGGCCGGCTCCGAGTTATTCGGCCACGAGAAAGGTTCCTTTACAGGCGCATTAAATCAAAAGACGGGAAGCTTTGAAATGGCGAACGGCGGCACCATATTCCTCGATGAAATCGCCAATCTTTCTTACGACATCCAGGTTTCGTTGCTTCGCGTGGTGCAGGAAAGAAAAATGCGCCGCGTGGGTGGATTGAAAGATATTGAACTCGACGTCCGCATCATCATCGCATCTAACGAAAGGCTTTGGGATGCGGTGCGAAAAGGCAAATTCCGCGAAGACCTTTATCACCGCTTCAACGAATTCAGCATTGACATTCCGCCGCTGCGCCAACGACCCGATGACGTGTTGTTGTTCGCCAATTTCTTCCTTCAGCAAACCAACCAGGAGTTAGGCAAGAACGTAAAACGCTTAAGCCCTGAAGTAGAAAATATTTTCCGCAACTATGTTTGGTACGGCAACCTGCGCGAATTGAAAAATGTAATCAAACGTGCAACGCTTTTAACCGACGGTGAAGAAATTGAACCCACGGCCCTTCCTTTTGAAATTTCAAACTTCAACAAGCTTCAGTTTGACAAAGGCCCGCAGATAGAAACCGTTACAAGTTCCTACCTGCCGTCTACGCCGGCCGCACCTGCTGCGGCAATGGAAGAAGAAGAACCGCAACGTTCGCTCTCCGAAACCACGCTCAAAGGCGCCAGCATTGACGCAGAGTACGAAATGATTTTAAAAGCCCTCAAAAAGGTAAACTTCAACAAAAGTAAAGCGGCCAAATTGCTGAACATAGACCGCAAAACGCTTTACAACAAAATGAAGCAATACCAGGAATTTAATAACCAATAA
- the rpoN gene encoding RNA polymerase factor sigma-54: MINQHLAQKQRLKILPQQIQLLNFFHLNTLELEQRIQQEIEDNPLLEDQKNDFETDVEKFNKDSVQDYQDWEEFVYDDIPDYKAEYGNFLHNDKLPERPITNSFDYRSSLKDQFKLISEDAAEIELAEFIIDSLNDCGLMEQSLEDLAEDISFKHNKWIEPDSLLDALQKIQSLEPVGIAARSIKECLLIQLHRLNTKRPDVRTAIKLLEEHFTDLHHRNMDKIKAHLKIDEEELKIVLTLIASLKMRPVCELQEGVNTNQNILPDFIITRNGESIEVQLYRQRSESLCINSSWREMAENNAKMTTDKSAMQYIKNKLQSAQWFIHAVQQREGTMMKIMKSMVQLQYDYFMTGDINLLKPMILKNVAEMVGVDISTVSRITCNKYAESPFGLLLLKDLFTEGIANEKGQVISNRVIQSAIAEVIQSEDKHNPYTDQQLVKILSQRGFSVARRTVAKYREQLQIPVSHVRGLWA; this comes from the coding sequence ATGATCAATCAACATTTAGCTCAAAAGCAGCGGCTCAAAATATTACCGCAGCAGATTCAATTGCTCAATTTTTTTCACCTGAACACACTCGAACTTGAGCAACGCATTCAGCAGGAAATTGAAGACAACCCCTTGCTCGAAGACCAGAAAAATGATTTTGAAACCGACGTTGAAAAATTCAACAAGGACAGCGTGCAGGACTATCAGGATTGGGAAGAATTTGTGTACGATGACATTCCCGACTACAAAGCCGAATACGGTAACTTTTTGCACAACGACAAACTTCCCGAACGGCCCATTACTAACAGCTTTGATTACCGCTCTTCGCTTAAAGATCAATTTAAACTCATAAGCGAAGATGCCGCTGAAATTGAACTGGCCGAGTTCATCATTGACTCTCTCAACGACTGCGGGCTGATGGAGCAAAGTCTTGAAGATCTTGCCGAGGACATTTCTTTCAAACACAACAAATGGATTGAACCCGATAGCCTTTTGGATGCTTTGCAGAAAATCCAATCGCTCGAACCCGTCGGCATAGCCGCACGCAGCATTAAAGAATGCCTGCTAATTCAGCTTCACCGCCTCAATACAAAACGCCCCGATGTACGCACCGCCATCAAATTGCTTGAAGAGCACTTTACCGATTTGCATCACCGCAACATGGACAAGATCAAAGCCCATCTTAAGATAGATGAAGAAGAACTAAAGATCGTTCTTACCTTGATCGCTTCGCTGAAGATGCGGCCTGTTTGCGAATTGCAGGAAGGCGTAAACACCAATCAAAACATTCTTCCTGATTTCATCATTACCCGCAACGGTGAGAGCATCGAAGTACAGTTGTATCGCCAGCGTTCGGAAAGCCTTTGCATTAATTCATCCTGGCGCGAGATGGCCGAAAATAACGCAAAGATGACCACCGATAAATCGGCCATGCAATACATTAAAAACAAATTGCAGTCCGCGCAATGGTTTATCCACGCCGTGCAGCAACGCGAAGGCACGATGATGAAGATCATGAAGTCAATGGTGCAATTGCAATACGATTATTTCATGACCGGCGACATCAATTTGCTAAAACCGATGATCTTGAAAAACGTAGCCGAGATGGTGGGTGTGGACATATCAACCGTGAGCCGCATAACCTGCAACAAGTATGCAGAATCTCCCTTCGGGCTTCTATTGCTGAAAGATCTTTTCACCGAAGGCATCGCCAACGAAAAAGGACAGGTCATCAGCAACCGTGTTATTCAATCGGCCATTGCCGAAGTCATTCAAAGCGAGGACAAACACAATCCTTATACGGATCAACAACTGGTAAAAATTCTTTCCCAACGCGGCTTTTCCGTTGCGCGAAGAACCGTTGCCAAATACCGTGAGCAACTGCAAATTCCCGTTTCGCACGTTCGCGGCTTGTGGGCATAA
- a CDS encoding YihY/virulence factor BrkB family protein translates to MKTLKLAWRILKRTGENFSEDNCMKLAASLSYYTIFAVAPLLIIIISIVGSIFGRAAVEGRVYDEIKMLVGSAPALQIQEVIINVEKSHNTFIGAIIGIVILFVGATGIFTEIQGSINFIWSVKAKPKKSWLKYLINRALSFVLVLTLGFLLVVTLISSALFSLLGDKLTTKFPHVTVYLLTTLNIVLLLITITGLFMVIYKVLPDAVISWRDALVGSVFTAILFLAGKYIIGIYLSRSRLGITYGTAASVVIILTWVYYSSVILYFGAEFTRAFALESGHGIRPKPTAVFIIKRESKEIPPSRIDV, encoded by the coding sequence ATGAAGACCCTTAAACTTGCCTGGCGTATTTTAAAACGAACCGGTGAAAATTTTTCTGAAGACAACTGCATGAAGCTGGCGGCTTCGCTCAGCTATTATACCATTTTCGCGGTAGCGCCTTTGCTCATCATCATCATCTCTATCGTGGGCAGCATTTTTGGCCGTGCTGCGGTGGAAGGGCGGGTTTACGACGAAATAAAAATGCTGGTGGGCAGTGCGCCGGCGCTGCAAATCCAAGAGGTCATCATCAACGTAGAAAAATCACACAATACATTCATCGGCGCCATCATCGGCATCGTGATTTTGTTTGTGGGCGCCACGGGTATTTTTACCGAGATACAAGGTTCTATCAATTTTATTTGGTCGGTAAAAGCCAAACCAAAAAAAAGCTGGCTGAAATACTTAATCAACCGGGCTTTGTCGTTTGTGTTGGTACTGACGCTGGGTTTTTTATTGGTTGTTACACTTATTTCAAGCGCTTTGTTCTCCTTGTTGGGTGATAAGCTCACGACAAAGTTTCCACACGTAACCGTTTACCTTCTTACCACGTTGAACATAGTGCTTTTGCTTATAACCATTACAGGTTTGTTCATGGTCATTTACAAAGTACTCCCCGATGCTGTAATTTCCTGGCGGGATGCCCTCGTGGGTTCTGTATTTACAGCCATCCTTTTTTTAGCGGGCAAATACATCATTGGGATTTACCTGTCGAGGTCAAGGTTGGGCATAACCTATGGCACAGCGGCTTCTGTGGTCATCATCCTTACATGGGTTTATTACTCATCGGTGATCCTTTATTTTGGCGCAGAGTTTACCCGGGCCTTCGCCCTCGAAAGCGGCCACGGCATTCGTCCAAAACCTACCGCCGTGTTCATCATTAAACGCGAATCAAAAGAAATTCCGCCTTCGCGAATTGACGTCTGA
- a CDS encoding YciE/YciF ferroxidase family protein, which yields MPRNTTTKAASKRSSGTAQKSDETMLKELFLDELKDIYWAEKHLTKALPKMSKASTSQELSNAFQNHLTQTEGHIGRIEQVFELLDTPARAKKCDAMEGLVKEAQSLLEELPKGTMVRDAGLIIAAQKVEHYEIAAYGSLVQLAKTMGENEVADILAQTLDEEKQTDQLLTELAVSGINLGAEEEPEE from the coding sequence ATGCCAAGGAATACCACAACGAAAGCGGCGTCAAAACGCAGCAGCGGTACCGCCCAAAAGAGCGACGAAACGATGCTGAAAGAATTGTTTCTTGATGAATTAAAAGACATTTATTGGGCGGAAAAACATTTGACCAAGGCATTGCCGAAAATGAGCAAAGCCTCGACTTCGCAGGAGTTGAGCAATGCCTTCCAAAACCACCTCACGCAAACCGAAGGGCACATCGGAAGAATCGAGCAAGTGTTTGAATTGCTGGACACGCCGGCCCGCGCCAAGAAGTGCGATGCCATGGAAGGCCTGGTGAAAGAAGCGCAAAGTCTTTTGGAAGAATTACCAAAAGGTACAATGGTGCGTGACGCCGGTTTAATCATTGCCGCGCAAAAAGTAGAGCACTACGAAATTGCCGCTTACGGCAGCCTGGTGCAACTGGCAAAAACAATGGGCGAAAACGAAGTGGCCGACATCTTAGCGCAAACGTTGGACGAAGAAAAACAAACCGACCAGTTGCTGACCGAATTGGCCGTTAGCGGCATTAATCTCGGCGCCGAAGAAGAGCCCGAAGAGTAA
- a CDS encoding pyridoxamine 5'-phosphate oxidase family protein: MDTNQQLTFLQERIEEIGSALFYNLSEAVLKLPTSVVSTLKVDEYGFVWFFVQKPRQHLSEFEQEFPVKLDFYKKGKGYFLQVCGKGFVVKDPEEMNAFVDLPEDQKKLAAGSVALVKVKIQKAEYYETRSLHKTAWWQAAWNAATAWFRHNAYRPEGNTYFPAS, translated from the coding sequence ATGGACACAAATCAGCAACTAACGTTTTTGCAGGAAAGAATAGAGGAGATTGGAAGTGCACTTTTTTACAATTTAAGCGAAGCCGTTTTAAAGCTTCCCACGTCGGTCGTAAGCACCCTGAAAGTGGACGAGTATGGGTTTGTTTGGTTTTTTGTACAAAAGCCGCGTCAACACCTCTCGGAATTTGAGCAGGAGTTTCCGGTGAAACTTGACTTTTACAAAAAGGGCAAGGGCTATTTTCTGCAAGTCTGCGGAAAAGGCTTTGTGGTAAAAGATCCGGAAGAGATGAACGCCTTTGTTGACTTGCCCGAGGATCAAAAAAAACTCGCTGCGGGTTCAGTGGCACTGGTAAAAGTAAAGATTCAAAAAGCCGAGTATTACGAAACGCGGTCGTTGCACAAAACGGCATGGTGGCAAGCGGCCTGGAACGCGGCCACGGCCTGGTTCCGGCACAACGCTTACCGCCCCGAAGGCAATACTTATTTTCCCGCATCTTAA
- a CDS encoding DNA topoisomerase IB: METTNISHKEFLKIDRDYSRSAKLADLVYVNDGEEGIVRAKKGTGFSYSYKGKPVKDEATLERIKKLAIPPAWANVWICAKEAGHIQATGADAKGRKQYRYHPQWQALRNETKFHRLFEFGKQLLSIRMKVEEDLSKRELCEEKVLATVVSLMERTYIRIGNDDYEKLYGSYGLTTLKDGHVKVNGSTVKFSFKGKKGVYHKITLRNAKLAKLVQRCKDIPGKELFQYYDSEGIPHPVDSGSVNRYIKEASGGEFTAKDFRTWAGTLNILRCFCSMDEPESESDRKKNILTALDDVSHKLGNTRTVCKKYYVHPGIIKLYEEKRLSKYTKELDAIEKDDNLTGYASDERMLMKILKELV, translated from the coding sequence ATGGAAACAACAAACATATCGCACAAAGAGTTTTTGAAAATCGACCGCGACTATTCGCGTTCGGCAAAGCTGGCCGATCTGGTTTACGTGAACGACGGGGAAGAAGGGATTGTGCGTGCAAAAAAAGGAACAGGCTTTTCTTATTCATACAAAGGCAAGCCTGTAAAAGATGAAGCAACGCTTGAACGCATAAAAAAATTAGCCATTCCACCCGCGTGGGCCAACGTTTGGATTTGTGCAAAAGAGGCCGGGCATATTCAGGCTACCGGTGCCGACGCAAAAGGACGCAAGCAATACCGCTATCATCCGCAATGGCAGGCTTTGCGCAACGAAACCAAGTTTCACCGCTTGTTCGAGTTCGGCAAGCAGCTTCTCTCCATTCGCATGAAGGTGGAGGAGGACTTGAGCAAACGCGAATTGTGCGAAGAAAAAGTGCTGGCCACCGTAGTAAGCCTGATGGAACGAACCTACATCCGCATCGGCAACGATGATTATGAAAAGCTTTACGGCTCTTACGGCTTAACCACGCTCAAAGACGGCCACGTAAAAGTGAACGGAAGCACCGTGAAATTTTCGTTCAAAGGAAAGAAAGGCGTCTATCACAAAATCACCCTGCGCAACGCAAAACTGGCGAAGCTTGTCCAACGCTGCAAGGATATTCCCGGTAAAGAATTGTTTCAGTACTACGACAGCGAAGGAATACCGCATCCCGTTGATTCGGGTTCTGTAAACCGGTACATCAAAGAGGCCAGCGGCGGTGAATTTACAGCCAAAGATTTCCGCACCTGGGCCGGAACCTTAAACATTCTGCGCTGTTTTTGCAGCATGGACGAACCGGAAAGCGAAAGCGACCGCAAGAAAAATATTTTAACTGCCCTGGACGATGTAAGCCACAAACTGGGCAATACCCGAACCGTTTGTAAAAAGTATTATGTGCATCCGGGAATCATCAAGCTGTACGAAGAAAAGAGGCTTTCGAAATACACGAAAGAACTTGATGCAATTGAAAAAGACGACAACCTCACCGGCTATGCTTCCGATGAAAGAATGCTGATGAAAATTTTAAAGGAATTAGTGTGA
- a CDS encoding PLDc N-terminal domain-containing protein codes for MTNLRHPNFILGLVAIFVLVLSIGFRNNRDNNTGDVLIIISAVLMTVSWIWSIFEVQKTDTLEGGQKVVWLIAVIAIPFVGGMLYHWLHSKRNTIVD; via the coding sequence ATGACAAATCTGCGACATCCGAATTTCATTCTTGGGCTGGTGGCCATCTTTGTTCTGGTTCTTTCCATTGGCTTTCGAAACAACCGCGATAATAACACCGGCGACGTGTTGATCATCATTTCGGCCGTTCTCATGACCGTTAGCTGGATCTGGAGCATTTTTGAGGTACAAAAGACCGATACGCTTGAGGGAGGACAGAAAGTTGTATGGCTTATTGCGGTAATTGCCATTCCTTTTGTTGGCGGCATGCTTTACCATTGGCTGCACAGCAAACGCAACACGATTGTGGATTAG
- a CDS encoding low affinity iron permease family protein — MNNTTKDKEHGSTLSKVDRALNMKQGKSRGFKTWFEKAASAITRAVGSSMAFLLAFLVIVVWAVTGPIFHYSDTWQLVINTGTTIVTFLMVFLIQQSQNKDSLAIQLKLNELIAAEERASNRLIVVEDLTQDELEVLKKFYVRLSQLAREDNDLHSSHSVDEAQDVDRYKRSFRQKRQQDVPE; from the coding sequence ATGAACAATACAACGAAAGATAAGGAGCACGGCAGCACTTTGTCGAAAGTAGACAGGGCGTTAAACATGAAACAAGGTAAAAGCAGAGGCTTTAAGACATGGTTTGAAAAAGCCGCATCCGCCATAACGCGGGCCGTCGGCTCATCCATGGCTTTCCTTCTCGCCTTCCTTGTTATCGTCGTATGGGCTGTAACAGGGCCGATCTTTCACTATTCCGACACATGGCAACTCGTGATTAACACGGGCACAACCATCGTTACGTTTCTGATGGTCTTTCTCATTCAGCAATCGCAGAACAAAGATTCGCTTGCTATTCAGCTAAAGCTAAACGAATTGATTGCCGCCGAAGAAAGAGCCAGCAACCGCCTTATTGTTGTGGAAGACCTTACGCAAGACGAGCTTGAAGTACTCAAAAAATTTTACGTCCGTCTTTCGCAACTGGCCCGCGAAGACAACGATCTGCACAGTTCTCATTCGGTAGATGAAGCGCAAGACGTGGATCGCTACAAAAGAAGTTTTCGCCAAAAGAGACAGCAGGACGTTCCCGAATGA
- a CDS encoding hybrid sensor histidine kinase/response regulator yields MLVSPPLVRMLIIDDDEDDFFITSEYLKGIQEYKLQIDWSYKFSDAVERLQKRAYDIYFVDYRLGAKTGLDFLREAIRIGAEEPIVLLTGKGNKTVDVEAMQMGATDYLIKTELNTEKLERCIRYSLERTAYLKALRANETKYRSMFELSKDAVFIADKNLRFKDCNPATSSMLGYTKEELAQVAVYDLIDDVKDKQLLQSFMETEGHAADLEIELVTKDGERKTCVFSATETADREGTYFQGLLHDITNLRRAEKANLMVEKLGATGRLVRTLAHEVRNPLNNINMSVEQLAHSANEQEETGLFLDIIQRNSKRIGDIITELLDTARPTELTFEKYPLQAIMDEAVAEALDRITLQHINMDVRYTPVPCYVMANKEKLRIAFLNIVINAIEAMEAGKGTLSISIEKGRGEHVVTIKDNGCGIPEENLSRLFEPYFTSKRNGMGLGLAATLNILQSHKATIDVTSVMKGGTTFTITFPASA; encoded by the coding sequence ATGCTCGTTTCTCCTCCCTTGGTTCGTATGCTGATCATTGATGATGACGAAGATGATTTCTTCATCACTTCAGAGTATTTAAAAGGCATCCAGGAGTATAAACTCCAAATAGACTGGAGCTATAAATTTAGCGACGCCGTAGAGCGGCTGCAAAAAAGGGCCTACGATATTTATTTTGTCGACTACCGCCTCGGCGCCAAAACCGGCCTTGATTTTTTGCGCGAAGCGATACGCATCGGTGCCGAAGAACCCATTGTTCTTCTCACCGGCAAAGGCAACAAAACCGTAGATGTGGAAGCGATGCAAATGGGCGCAACCGATTATCTTATCAAGACTGAATTGAACACCGAAAAGCTTGAACGCTGCATTCGCTATTCGCTGGAACGTACAGCCTATTTAAAAGCCTTGCGGGCCAACGAAACAAAGTACCGCAGCATGTTTGAGCTTTCAAAAGATGCGGTATTTATTGCCGATAAGAATCTCCGGTTTAAAGACTGCAATCCCGCCACCTCAAGTATGTTGGGTTACACAAAAGAAGAACTGGCGCAAGTTGCGGTGTACGATCTCATAGATGACGTAAAGGACAAGCAACTTTTGCAAAGCTTCATGGAAACCGAAGGACATGCCGCTGATCTTGAAATTGAACTGGTGACAAAAGACGGCGAACGCAAGACCTGCGTCTTTTCGGCAACAGAAACCGCCGACAGAGAGGGTACTTATTTTCAAGGACTGTTGCACGACATTACCAATTTACGCCGCGCCGAGAAAGCCAATCTGATGGTAGAAAAACTCGGCGCAACGGGCCGCCTCGTTCGAACACTGGCACACGAGGTACGAAACCCCCTTAACAACATTAACATGTCGGTAGAACAACTGGCGCACAGCGCAAACGAACAAGAGGAAACAGGGTTGTTTCTCGACATCATCCAGCGCAACAGCAAGCGTATCGGCGACATTATCACCGAATTGTTGGACACGGCCCGGCCTACGGAACTTACGTTTGAAAAATATCCTTTGCAGGCCATCATGGACGAAGCGGTGGCCGAAGCGCTTGACCGCATCACGCTGCAACACATCAATATGGATGTTCGCTATACGCCGGTACCTTGTTACGTAATGGCCAACAAGGAAAAGCTGCGCATTGCTTTTTTAAACATCGTTATTAACGCCATAGAAGCGATGGAAGCCGGCAAGGGAACTTTAAGTATTAGTATTGAAAAGGGCCGCGGCGAACACGTGGTGACAATCAAAGACAACGGCTGCGGCATTCCGGAAGAAAATCTTTCACGGCTGTTTGAGCCTTATTTTACCTCCAAGAGAAACGGCATGGGACTGGGTTTGGCGGCTACGTTAAATATTCTTCAATCGCACAAAGCAACGATTGACGTTACATCGGTAATGAAAGGAGGAACAACGTTTACCATTACGTTTCCGGCAAGCGCATAA